Part of the Gemmatimonadota bacterium genome, TCACGGCGAAGGACGGCGGGAAGGTGAAGGGGATGGCCGACCTCTGCCTCGTCGTCCCGACGCAGCGCACCGACCGGGCGCAGGAGATCCACTTGGCGATCCAGCACGCGATCTGCGACGTGATCGACGCGGAGGTGGCCGGATGAGCGCGCTCTTCTCGCTCAAGGGAAAGCGGGCCGTCGTCACGGGCGGGACGCGCGGGATCGGCGCGGCCGCGGCCGAGCTGCTCGTGGACCTCGGCGCGTCGGTCTGCGTCGGGTACCGGTCGCGGCGCGCGGACGCCGACGCGATCGTGGCGCGGCTCTCGGGGAAGGGGCCGACGGTGCTCGCGCATGCGGCGGACCTCGGTGAGGCGGCCGGTGCCGATTCGCTCATTGCCGCGGCGGTCGCGGGGCTCGGCGGGCTCGACCTCGTGATCCACAGCGCCGGGATCTGGCCGCCGGAGGAGGTGCCGGTGCACGAGATGACCGATGCGCGCTGGCACCGCACGATGCGCGAGAACGTCGACGCGATGTTCTTCGTCTCGCGCGCG contains:
- a CDS encoding SDR family NAD(P)-dependent oxidoreductase, with the protein product MSALFSLKGKRAVVTGGTRGIGAAAAELLVDLGASVCVGYRSRRADADAIVARLSGKGPTVLAHAADLGEAAGADSLIAAAVAGLGGLDLVIHSAGIWPPEEVPVHEMTDARWHRTMRENVDAMFFVSRAAARVLGDGGRIVHISSTAGQRGESMHADYGASKGAMISFVKGQAVELAKRGITVNAVAPGWVDTEMCVLPFA